One window of Actinomycetota bacterium genomic DNA carries:
- the hpt gene encoding hypoxanthine phosphoribosyltransferase yields the protein MKALITREEIHSRVREMAEQITRDYRDRDLVMVGVLKGAFVFMADLTRQVDLPLEVDFVAVSSYGKDTKSSGVVRIVKDLDLDIGGRDVLLVEDIVDTGLTLSYIADMLRQRKPSSLEICALLNKPEARKVDLEVKYCGFDIPMVFVVGYGLDHAERYRHLPFVGVLEEAGSE from the coding sequence ATGAAGGCGCTCATCACCCGGGAGGAGATCCATTCCCGGGTAAGGGAGATGGCGGAGCAGATAACCCGCGATTACCGGGACCGCGACCTGGTCATGGTGGGGGTGCTCAAGGGCGCCTTCGTTTTCATGGCCGACCTCACACGCCAGGTCGACCTTCCCCTGGAGGTGGACTTCGTCGCCGTATCGAGCTACGGCAAGGACACCAAGTCCTCCGGGGTGGTGCGCATCGTCAAGGACCTCGACCTGGACATCGGGGGAAGGGATGTCCTCCTGGTGGAGGACATCGTGGATACCGGCCTCACCCTGAGTTACATCGCGGACATGTTGCGGCAGAGAAAGCCCTCCTCGCTCGAGATATGCGCCTTGCTCAACAAGCCGGAGGCGCGTAAGGTGGACCTGGAGGTAAAGTACTGCGGCTTTGACATCCCCATGGTCTTCGTGGTGGGTTACGGCCTGGACCACGCGGAACGTTACCGCCATCTTCCCTTCGTGGGTGTGCTGGAGGAGGCGGGTTCGGAATAG